CAGTTTGTTGCTAAATGAATGAAAAATTGTTTATTAACAAATAGCATATTACCGTATGCAGATCAGGGCAAGAAGGCTCCTGTCCAAGCCCATCAAATTCTTCAATGAAATGCAAGAACTATTCCTTAATAGCAGTGCTGATGGTTCTCTTGCCATGGACGCTAACACTTGTCTCAATGAGACACAAGCTGATGAAGATAATGATTATGATGATGACATATGCAATGAGTTGTCCAGCTATGCTCCGCCTGAAGATAATCTAGGTGATGATTCCGACACTTTACCTTCTCCTATAAGTGGCCAACCCAGCATGGCATCCCAGGTGGCTGAGCAAAGCTCATCTAGCTCGGGAGTCAAGCGTCTAAGAAGTGAGGGAAAACCACAGAAGAGAGATGTGAGACCAAAGAGCCGCATGTCTAGGGTAGGAGATGCAATCACAACTGCTTTAGTGGAACTTCAAAATGAAATCAGgaagccaccaccacctccaccatctATGCGCAACTCTGATGATATATTATGGCAAAGACTTGAGAACATGACTTTAACTACTGACCAA
The Panicum hallii strain FIL2 chromosome 6, PHallii_v3.1, whole genome shotgun sequence genome window above contains:
- the LOC112897979 gene encoding uncharacterized protein LOC112897979, yielding MQIRARRLLSKPIKFFNEMQELFLNSSADGSLAMDANTCLNETQADEDNDYDDDICNELSSYAPPEDNLGDDSDTLPSPISGQPSMASQVAEQSSSSSGVKRLRSEGKPQKRDVRPKSRMSRVGDAITTALVELQNEIRKPPPPPPSMRNSDDILWQRLENMTLTTDQKLMVGTFLASKEQKGMRSFLSGSSEVTFQSWVFKFLSDSGM